The DNA sequence CAGCCACCTGTACCGACTCGTGCTCAAGCCCCTCCGGCAAGGGGCAGGCAGCGCCGGGAAACGCGCTCAGGGCCAGTAGGGCACCCAAAAAAACGCCGCGGGTTTTATATGAGAATACGCTGAAGGCTCTGCAGGAAAATACGCTGAAGGCTCTCCATAAAAAAACGCCGAGGGCTCTCGCCCCCGGCGTTTTCATGTCGCTTATCAGCAAGGGCCCAAGGGCCATGCCAATCGCCTTATTTGGCGGCGATGCGGCTGCCGAAACGCTTCTTGAAGCGATCGATACGGCCGCCGGTGTCTACCACTTTCTGCTTACCGGTGTAGAAGGGGTGACATTCTGAACAAACGTCAACCAGGAAATCTTTACCCAGAGTAGAGCGAGTCTTGATGGTATTGCCGCAGCTGCAGGTCGCAGTTACGTCTTCGTATTTGGGGTGTAAATCAGCTTTCATGGTGAATGCCTTTCATCTTTGTGCCGCCACTCAGTCGACCTGAGCCCATCTGGAACGCAGGATTTTGCCGAGCACCGCACAACGGTTAATGGATACGGCTGGTTTTGAGAGCTGGGCATACTACCAGAAACACCCGGCAACGCAAGGACTTTAGAGCATTTTTCGTACAGGCACGAGCGCTGCCAAAGGGGCCGTCAATCGGTTATTCTGGGCGCCTTTTGAATTCAACCACGCGACGGGAGTACATGGCCGCCCCTACTGTTCTGGAAATCGCCCTGCCCACACCGCTGCGCCGCCGGTTTGATTACCTGCCGCCAGAAGGGGTAGACACCACCCTGCTGAAGCCGGGGCAACGGGTACGGGTGCCCTTCGGCAACCAGCGTCTGATCGGGCTCATTCTCCGGGTAAAAAGTGAGTCATCACTCCCGCTGCAGAACTTGCGCCCGGCCGAGGCCCTGCTCGACACCAAGCCACTGTTGCCGGACGATCTGTGGCGCCTGTGCCTCTGGGCGGCCGATTACTATCAGCACCCCATTGGCGACGCCCTGCACACGGCCCTACCGGTGCTGCTGCGCCAGGGCGAGCCCGACCGGGAGAAAGGCGAGCCCTACTGGCAACTGACCACCGAAGGCAAAGGCCTCCCCGAGGGCGCCCTGAAGCGGGCCCCTCGCCAGGCGGAACTGCTCGCCGCCCTGCAACAACGGGGGGCATTGAACCGGGCGGACCTGGCGGCATTGGGCATCGCCCGCAGCCACGTCAAGACACTGGAAGACAAGGGACTGGTATTCAGCCGTGAGCAAGTGCTCACACCATCGCCGGAACCCAATATTCTGAGGGATACCCCGCTTACGCTCAGCGATGAGCAGGCCGCCGCCCTGGCCCAGATTCCAGAGGACGGCTTTCACATCAGCCTGCTCGACGGCACCACCGGCAGCGGCAAAACCGAGATTTACCTGCAGGCCATCGCCCGCACCCTGTCTCAAGGTCGGCAGGCCCTGGTACTGGTACCGGAAATTGGCCTGACCCCCCAGACCCTGGCCCGCTTTCAGCGCCGCTTCGCCCAACCCGTGGTGGCCCTGCATTCGGGCATGAATGACCGCGAGCGGCTCGATGCCTGGCTGCAGGCCCGGGACGGTCGAGCCCGGATCGTGATCGGCACCCGCTCCGCCATTTTCACCCCCATGGCTGATCTGGGCATCCTCATTGTGGACGAAGAGCACGACAGCTCCTTCAAGCAGCAGGACGGTTTTCGCTACTCGGCCCGGGACCTGGCCGCCCTCCGCGCCCACCGCCTGAACATTCCACTGATTCTGGGCAGCGCCACGCCGTCGCTGGAAAGCCTGCACAACGCGCGCACCGGCCGCTACCATTACCTGCGCCTGACCCACCGGGCCGGCAATGCCCGGGCACCGGAGTTGCTCACTCAGGATATTCGCCGCCAGCCCCTGGATGAAGGCTTCAGCCGCGATACCCTGGAGCGGATTCGCACCACCCTCGATGCGGGCAACCAGGTTCTGGTCTTTCTCAACCGACGCGGCTACGCCCCCACACTGGAATGCCCGGACTGCGGCTGGCTGGCCGAGTGCCGCCACTGCGACACCCGCCTGACCCTGCACCAGACTCCGCGCCATCTGCACTGCCACCACTGCGACCATCAGCGCGCGGTGCCCCGGGCCTGCCCATCCTGCAAGAGCACCCGCCTGCAGCCGCTCGGCCAGGGCACCGAACGCAGTGAAGAAGCCCTGCAACGACACTTCCCTGACACCCGGGTGCTGCGGGTCGACCGGGACTCCACTCGCCAGAAAAACGCATTCCGCGATCTGGTTGAGGAAGTTCACCGGGGCGACCCCTGCATTCTGGTGGGCACCCAGATGCTGGCCAAAGGCCATCACTTTGCCGACGTGACGCTGGTGGTCATTCTCGACTCGGATGCCGGTCTGTTCAGTACCGACTTTCGCGGCCCCGAGCGCATGGGCCAGTTATTGCTTCAGGTCGCCGGACGGGCCGGGCGCGCGGACAAACCGGGGCAGGTCATCATTCAGACCCACCACGCCGAGCATCCTCTGGTGCGCACCCTGCTCGAGCGGGGCTATCACGCCTTTGCCGAGCTGATTCTCAGTGAACGGCGCCTGACAGGGCTGCCCCCGTTCCGGCACATGGCGCTGATCCGCGCCGAGTCCAAGCGACCGGAAAATGCGGTCGCCTTCCTCAAACAGGTTCGAGCCCTGGCCGAGCAGCGTCACCCACCCGGTCACGAGCTGGGCTATCTGGGGCCTTTGCCCGCCATGCTGGAAAAGCGCGGTGACCGGTTCCGCTACCAGTTGCAAGTCAATGCGGCCAACCGGGGAGCACTGCAAAAGCTGTTGAGCCAGTTGGCCCCGGAAATGGAGCAGCACGCCCTGGCCAAGCGCAATCGCTGGTCCATTGATGTCGACCCACAGGATATGGGCTAGTGTTCGCCCGCCCCAAAGACCACTGGCCGGGCGGGTCGGCGATGGGTACAATTGCCGCGCTGTGACCACTGGAAACCAACGCGATCATGACCCGAGACTACGCCAAGAAAAATCGTCCTGCCCCCCGTCGCAACCGGCCCAAGAGCCAGGTGCCCGGCTGGGTGTGGCTGTTTACCGGGGCGGTGCTCGGGGGCTTTATCGTGTTTCTGATGCGCCTGACCGATGTCGAGGTCCCGGAAACCGACCCGGCGGACACCGCGACCCAAGAAACCCAGACCGCGCAGCCGGTGGAGCCCCAGGCCGAGCCCAGCAACCCCAAACCGCGCTTCGATTTCTACAAGCTGCTGCGAGAGAGCGAAGTGATCGTCCCGGCGACCGAGCCCAGCGAGAGCCAGGCAAATGCCGAGCAAAACGACACCGCCAACCGGGACGAATTCATCCTGCAGGTGGGCTCCTTCCGCAAGGCCACCGAAGCGGACAGCCTGCGCGCCCAGTTGCTGCTGCTGAACCTGGACGCCTACACCGAGCAGGTAACTCTGAACAACAACGAGACCTGGCACCGGGTGCTGGTGGGACCATTCAGCAACCAGTCCCGCCTGGCCAGCGCCCGCTCTACCCTGGTGTCCAACGACTACCACGCGCTGGTGCTCAAGCGGAAGAAACAATAACCGCCCGTCCGCCTCCCTTGCTTGCTTGAAATCCCGGGGCCCAGCCCCCACTTCTGCCATTCAGACTTCATACTTATTGCATTGATAAAGGATGGCTTGTGGAACAATACCGAGGAACCACGATTCTCTCCGTGCGCCGCAACGGCCAGGTCGCCATTGGCGGCGACGGGCAGGTGTCGCTGGGCAACACCATCATGAAAGGCAACGCCCGCAAGGTTCGCCGCCTGTACAAAGATCAGGTGATCGCGGGCTTCGCCGGCGGCACCGCCGATGCCTTCACCCTGTTCGAGCGCTTTGAAGCCAAGCTTGAAGCCCACAACGGCCAACTGACCCGCGCCGCTGTGGAACTGGCCAAAGACTGGCGCACCGACCGGGCCCTGCGCCGCCTGGAAGCCCTGCTGGCAGTGGCCAACGCCGAAGCGTCCCTGATCATTACCGGTAACGGCGATGTCATTCAGCCGGAAGATGACCTGATTGCCATTGGCTCCGGTGGCGCCTTCGCCCAGTCCGCCGCCCGCGCCCTGCTCGATAACACCGAACTGGATGCCCAAAGTATCGTCGAAAAAGGACTGACCATCGCCGGCGACATCTGCATCTACACCAATCACAACCAGACCATCGAGACCCTCGGCTACTGAGCCTCGCTGGCCTGACGAACTGACGAGTCCGTTATGTCAAACATGACCCCCCGGGAAATTGTCCACGAACTGGACAAACACATCATCGGCCAGAACGAAGCCAAGCGAGCCGTGGCCATCGCCCTGCGCAACCGCTGGCGCCGGATGCAGGTGGATGAAAACCTGCGCGCCGAAATCACCCCCAAAAACATCCTGATGATCGGCCCCACCGGGGTCGGTAAAACCGAAATCGCCCGCCGCCTGGCCAAGCTGGCCCACGCGCCCTTCATCAAGGTCGAGGCGACCAAATTCACCGAGGTCGGCTACGTCGGCCGCGACGTGGAATCCATCATCCGCGACCTGGTGGACATCTCCATCAAGATGCACCGCGAACAGGCCATGAAAACCGTCCAGCACCGCGCCGCCGAAGCCGCCGAAGAGCGCATCCTGGACGTACTGCTGCCCCCGGCCCGTGGCGGCGACACCGAAAACACCGGCGAATCCGGCACTCGCCAGATCTTCCGCAAAAAACTGCGCGAGGGTGAGCTGGACGAGAAAGAAATCGAAATCGATGTCGCCAGCACCCCCATGGGCGTGGAGATCATGGCCCCTCCCGGTATGGAGGACATGACCAGCCAGCTGCAGAACATGTTTTCTTCCCTGTCCAAAGACAAGAAGAAGACCACCAAAATGACCGTCAAGCAGGCCTTCAAACAGCTTCAGGAAGAAGAAGCCGCCCGCCTGATCAACGACGAAGAAGTCAAAGCCGACGCCATCAAAGCGGCCGAACAGAACGGCATCGTCTTTATCGATGAAATCGACAAAGTCGCCAAAAAAGGCGAAACCAGCGGCGCCGACGTCTCCCGCGAAGGCGTCCAGCGCGACCTGCTGCCGCTCATTGAAGGCTGCACCGTGAGCACCAAACACGGGATGATCAAAACCGACCACATCCTGTTCATCTCCTCGGGCGCCTTCCACCTGAGCAAGCCTTCGGACCTGATTCCGGAGCTACAGGGCCGACTGCCCATCCGCGTCGAACTCAACGCCCTGACCCCGGATGACTTCGAACGCATCCTCACCGAACCCAGCGCCTCCCTGACCGAACAACACCAGGCGCTGCTCAAAACCGAAAGCGTCGAAGTGGTCTTCAAACCCGACGGCATCCGCCGCATTGCGGAGACCGCCTTCGAAGTCAACGAAAGCACCGAAAACATCGGCGCCCGCCGCCTCCACACCCTGCTCGAACGCCTCCTCGAAGACGTCTCCTTCGACTCCGGCAGCCAGCAGACCAGCGTGGAAATCGACGCCGATTACGTGCAGAAGCAGTTGGGTGAACTGGCGAAGGATGAGGACCTGAGTCGGTATATCCTGTAGTTGGGTCAACAAGGTCGCTCCATAACAGGGGCGAGCCCCGGGGTGTTGTTGCAAGACCGTAAGCGGAGGGACTCCGCGAGGCGAGCCCCCAGGGATGGGTTCACGGCGTGTCTTGCAACAACACCCCGGGGATCGACCCGGCGCTAGAGGCACCTAAACCACAGGACCATCTACATGACGCCCGACAAAATCCTGCTCCACAAGAAATCCCGCCAACTGGAACTCACCTACGGCGACCAAAACTACCGCCTGGACGCCGAGTACCTGCGTGTCCACTCGCCGAGCGCCGAAGTGCGCGGCCATCACGGTCAGGGCGGGCAACTCCCGTTCGGCAAAAAACAGGTCGCCATTGCCCACATCGAAGCAGCCGGCAACTACGCCCTGCACATCGTTTTCGACGACGGCCACGATTCTGGCATCTACACTTGGGATTATCTGCACGATTTGTGTGTCAATAAAGAAACCCATTGGCAGAAATACCTGGACGATTTACACCAACAGGGTAAATCCCGGGATCCCGACACACAGATTGTAAAATTGATGTAGTAACGGTAGGTCGGATTAGCGAAGCGTAATCCGACACTTTACCGACGGCCTTGAAGACAAGTGACAAGGCAATCCTTCGTTCAACCTACGATACTAAAGGGTAGCCCGGCGTCTGCAGGGTCTATCGTTCAGAGACCCGCCGTGAATACATCCCTGTAGGCTTCTCGTCGACATCCATGTCTCCGAGAGTCTCTGAACGATAGACCCTGCAGCCACCTCAGTGCCATTAGCGCACGTAGGTGGAAGAGTGTGAACCTACCCATGAAGCCACGTTGTCGGTCGGAGTTTCTACCAACACGCAGCCAGAACAGGACTCAACAATGAATCGTTTGACTAGACTATCTTTCGTTTTCATCTTGCTGGCCGTCATCACCGCCTGCGCCGGCCCCAAGGTCTCACAGGACTATAACGAAGACACCGAATTTGATCCCGGCTGGGGCCGCTATGAATGGCGCGGTGGCACGTCGCAGATCGACGGAGTGTCCCACAGTCGGTTGCAGCGCATCACCGAGCAGGCGATGGTGCAACGCGGTTACCGGCTTGATCCCGACAACCCCCAGCTTTATGTCAGCGTCAGCGGCACTACGCGCGCCGCGGTAGGTGGCGGCAAGTCGGTGGGCATTTCCATCGGGTTGCCCGTGGGTAATAGCGGCAGTATCGGACTTGGGGGTAGCAAGAGCCTGGAAGACCGCAAGCAGGAGGGGGTGATCATTGTGGATATCACGGATGCCGAGAGCAATGAGCTGGTCTGGCGTGGTAGCGCGGAAGGGATTGCCTTGCGGGATTTTGAGTTGGCGCGAGAGCAGCAGTTACGAAAAGTCATTGGTCGGTTATTGGCGCAGTTTCCGCCGGAATAAACTCAGGCATTTATGCGGCGCCAACTTCAGTGAAGCGTCACGCCCGGGCCGGGGAGGGGAAGCCCTTTCAAGACACGCCGTGAACCCATGACGTGAAGGGATTCACTAATGCCGAGATGGCATGGGTTCACGGCGTGTCTCACAAGGGGTTACCCAGGCGGAGCATTCCAATACGAAGCACAGAACCGATAGCGAATTACAACTCGTCGCGGAACTGCATGGAGTGCAGGCGGGCGTACTGGCCGCCGGCGGCAAGGAGTTCGGTGTGGCTGCCGACTTCCAGAATTCGGCCTTCTCCCATCACCACGATCCGGTCCGCTCGCTCGATGGTGGACAAGCGGTGCGCTACCACGAACGTGGTGCGGTTTTTCATCACCTGCTCCAACGCCGCCTGAATATGACGCTCTGACTCCGTATCCAGGGCCGAAGTGGCCTCATCCAGAATCAGGATGGGGGCGTCTTTGAGAATGGCGCGGGCGATGGCCAAACGCTGACGCTGCCCGCCGGACAGACGTGCGCCGCTCTCACCGATCAGAGTGTCGTAGCCCTGGGGTAACTGCTCGATAAACTCGTGCGCATGAGCCGCTTTGGCCGCTTCGCGCACTTTCTCCGGGTCCGTGGCCGCCAGCGCGCCGTATGCGATGTTGCCCGATACCGAATCATTGAACAGCACCACGTTCTGATTGACCAACGCCACCTGCTCGCGCAGGTTATCCAACCGGTAGTCTTCCAACGGGTGGCCGTCCAGCAGAATGCGGCCTTCACCCGGATCGTAAAAACGGGTCAGCAGGCTCACCAGGGTGGATTTGCCGCTGCCGGAGCGTCCCACCAGGGCAATGACTTCGCCCGGTTTCACATCCAGATCAATGTGTTGTAAAACCCAGTCGTCACTGCTGTCGTAACGGAAGCTGACGTCCTCAAAACGCACCTCGCCCTGGGCTCGCTTGACCGTGCGATCACCGGTATCTTTTTCCGTCGGTTCATCCAACAACTGAAAAATACTGTCCGCCGCCGCGACGCCTTTCTGAATGGTGGGAACGACTTCACTCAGTTGGCGTAGCGGTTTCAACACCAGGCCCGCGGCCGTGAAATAGGCAATGAAAGCACCCGGATCATTGATCTCCATCACCGTCAGGGCGACATAGAGCATCAGCCCCATTGAGAGCGCGACCAACATTTGCATAATCGGGGTATTGAGAGAAGAGGTGAACACGATTTTCATGTTTTGCAGATAGTTGCGCCAGCTGGCCTGATTGAAGCGACGCTTTTCATACTCTTCGCCG is a window from the Marinimicrobium koreense genome containing:
- the rpmE gene encoding 50S ribosomal protein L31 — translated: MKADLHPKYEDVTATCSCGNTIKTRSTLGKDFLVDVCSECHPFYTGKQKVVDTGGRIDRFKKRFGSRIAAK
- a CDS encoding primosomal protein N' is translated as MAAPTVLEIALPTPLRRRFDYLPPEGVDTTLLKPGQRVRVPFGNQRLIGLILRVKSESSLPLQNLRPAEALLDTKPLLPDDLWRLCLWAADYYQHPIGDALHTALPVLLRQGEPDREKGEPYWQLTTEGKGLPEGALKRAPRQAELLAALQQRGALNRADLAALGIARSHVKTLEDKGLVFSREQVLTPSPEPNILRDTPLTLSDEQAAALAQIPEDGFHISLLDGTTGSGKTEIYLQAIARTLSQGRQALVLVPEIGLTPQTLARFQRRFAQPVVALHSGMNDRERLDAWLQARDGRARIVIGTRSAIFTPMADLGILIVDEEHDSSFKQQDGFRYSARDLAALRAHRLNIPLILGSATPSLESLHNARTGRYHYLRLTHRAGNARAPELLTQDIRRQPLDEGFSRDTLERIRTTLDAGNQVLVFLNRRGYAPTLECPDCGWLAECRHCDTRLTLHQTPRHLHCHHCDHQRAVPRACPSCKSTRLQPLGQGTERSEEALQRHFPDTRVLRVDRDSTRQKNAFRDLVEEVHRGDPCILVGTQMLAKGHHFADVTLVVILDSDAGLFSTDFRGPERMGQLLLQVAGRAGRADKPGQVIIQTHHAEHPLVRTLLERGYHAFAELILSERRLTGLPPFRHMALIRAESKRPENAVAFLKQVRALAEQRHPPGHELGYLGPLPAMLEKRGDRFRYQLQVNAANRGALQKLLSQLAPEMEQHALAKRNRWSIDVDPQDMG
- a CDS encoding SPOR domain-containing protein, which encodes MTRDYAKKNRPAPRRNRPKSQVPGWVWLFTGAVLGGFIVFLMRLTDVEVPETDPADTATQETQTAQPVEPQAEPSNPKPRFDFYKLLRESEVIVPATEPSESQANAEQNDTANRDEFILQVGSFRKATEADSLRAQLLLLNLDAYTEQVTLNNNETWHRVLVGPFSNQSRLASARSTLVSNDYHALVLKRKKQ
- the hslV gene encoding ATP-dependent protease subunit HslV; translation: MEQYRGTTILSVRRNGQVAIGGDGQVSLGNTIMKGNARKVRRLYKDQVIAGFAGGTADAFTLFERFEAKLEAHNGQLTRAAVELAKDWRTDRALRRLEALLAVANAEASLIITGNGDVIQPEDDLIAIGSGGAFAQSAARALLDNTELDAQSIVEKGLTIAGDICIYTNHNQTIETLGY
- the hslU gene encoding ATP-dependent protease ATPase subunit HslU — translated: MSNMTPREIVHELDKHIIGQNEAKRAVAIALRNRWRRMQVDENLRAEITPKNILMIGPTGVGKTEIARRLAKLAHAPFIKVEATKFTEVGYVGRDVESIIRDLVDISIKMHREQAMKTVQHRAAEAAEERILDVLLPPARGGDTENTGESGTRQIFRKKLREGELDEKEIEIDVASTPMGVEIMAPPGMEDMTSQLQNMFSSLSKDKKKTTKMTVKQAFKQLQEEEAARLINDEEVKADAIKAAEQNGIVFIDEIDKVAKKGETSGADVSREGVQRDLLPLIEGCTVSTKHGMIKTDHILFISSGAFHLSKPSDLIPELQGRLPIRVELNALTPDDFERILTEPSASLTEQHQALLKTESVEVVFKPDGIRRIAETAFEVNESTENIGARRLHTLLERLLEDVSFDSGSQQTSVEIDADYVQKQLGELAKDEDLSRYIL
- a CDS encoding gamma-butyrobetaine hydroxylase-like domain-containing protein, which encodes MTPDKILLHKKSRQLELTYGDQNYRLDAEYLRVHSPSAEVRGHHGQGGQLPFGKKQVAIAHIEAAGNYALHIVFDDGHDSGIYTWDYLHDLCVNKETHWQKYLDDLHQQGKSRDPDTQIVKLM
- a CDS encoding DUF4136 domain-containing protein codes for the protein MNRLTRLSFVFILLAVITACAGPKVSQDYNEDTEFDPGWGRYEWRGGTSQIDGVSHSRLQRITEQAMVQRGYRLDPDNPQLYVSVSGTTRAAVGGGKSVGISIGLPVGNSGSIGLGGSKSLEDRKQEGVIIVDITDAESNELVWRGSAEGIALRDFELAREQQLRKVIGRLLAQFPPE
- the msbA gene encoding lipid A export permease/ATP-binding protein MsbA; translation: MSDKGTPLSHDLHSRDTLRQTDTASLKVYLRLLAYIKPYWVLFAISVFGFVIYSASQPAMAQFMEYLLDFIGAEKTSEPAYLANPFAGGQASADASATTLDGRGPAYMPSLIIVGIVFFRSVGAFLGNYFISQLAFRIVHKLRVSLFDHMALLPGQYFDRHSSGHLMSVITYNVNGVTTAATDALKILIREGATVLALMSFLLYKDWKLTLLLLLVAPLIAGIVGYVGKRLRRLSAKVQHSMGDITQVSSEMIHGYRVMRSFGGEEYEKRRFNQASWRNYLQNMKIVFTSSLNTPIMQMLVALSMGLMLYVALTVMEINDPGAFIAYFTAAGLVLKPLRQLSEVVPTIQKGVAAADSIFQLLDEPTEKDTGDRTVKRAQGEVRFEDVSFRYDSSDDWVLQHIDLDVKPGEVIALVGRSGSGKSTLVSLLTRFYDPGEGRILLDGHPLEDYRLDNLREQVALVNQNVVLFNDSVSGNIAYGALAATDPEKVREAAKAAHAHEFIEQLPQGYDTLIGESGARLSGGQRQRLAIARAILKDAPILILDEATSALDTESERHIQAALEQVMKNRTTFVVAHRLSTIERADRIVVMGEGRILEVGSHTELLAAGGQYARLHSMQFRDEL